The genomic DNA atactcataacagcccaaaattttcatttattcacacttttctacacgttttatagacttttacaaataagtccttatttaacatttttatcgaaaatgaacatgcattttctaccatcaaacatcaaaatacaaacctATTCaatatgggtaaaattttatactttgaaTTCTTTCAAATTAATCCTTGAAATAGcgaaatcaagttacaacgatttcaaaaatataagaataattgaaaacgggacaagaacggacttacaatcgagcttgaaatcttgaaaaaaaccctagctatgttttCCTTATGAATTTCGGCTATGGGgggatgaaattgagaagttgGACATCTTTTGTTTGTTAATTTTGTGCTTAttagccaaattactaaaatacccttaatgcaacactttaaatttttacctaaccatgcccatttttgtccagcctagattataatggtctaattaccatttaaggacctccaatttaaaatttcatagcaattagacacctttaacttatagaactcaaattttgcacctattgcaatttagtcattctagtcaaattgagcactcaaatgataaaatttcttaacgaaattttcacacaattattctatcatgctatagaccttaaaatggaaataaaataaatatttctacttcaaatttgtggtctcaaaatcactgtgccgatttgacctaaaaacgggttgttacattggTGGTAGGTTATGGATATGTGATAGAGGAAGTGTGTTTTTGGCAGTTCTATTGCAATTCTAGTGGTATACCCTCAATATATATATGGTAGTAGCACAACTGCAAATTTTCTGAGTGGCATATAACCTCATTCTGGTGTGATGGATGGATGGGTTCTTGTAGTCCTAGTTGATGTTATTGGTTGGATGgaatggtgtgtagcagatgggggtAGGATTATTCTGTTATAATATATGCATTTATGCATGTGAAATTTCTAATCTATTTATTATGATATATGCATTTAAGCATGTTTCGATGTGATTTTTGCTTGTGGGCCAAGGCACACATTGGACTTTTTAGCTCACTCTGTTTGTTTAACAtttttcaggtaatcctcagacttATGATTTGGCGGCACTTAGGTGCTCGGTTCAGTTTACTATTTTTAGTTCTTTCAGAACCTTTTATTCTAAATTTATGGATTATCGAACCATTTTATTTTTCAGACTTTAACTCTGGTTTGACATTTGCTTAATATTCTTAATTAGTTGGTAGATTTTTAATTAGAATGTTTTCTGATAACATAAATCGAATGAATGGTTTTCAAAGTTAAGTAACCTTGAGAATTTTTTTTTCCGTTGCAAAGGTTTAATCGGAATAATGCGTTTTACAAAGCAAGCAACTAAAACGTGATGgttttataaagttgagtttataagcaaatatttTAAGATGCTCTTACATGCTTTTTGTGATAAACATTCTTACCAAAAATATAAAGCTAGTTTAATAATATCAAATTTTCGATTTCCAAAATAAGATTTGTTTTGGAACCAAATGGTCAAAgttttaatttattaatgtaACCTTCATAATTCGACcctaacgtctaggtcgggtttggtgTGTTACAGCCAAAAATGATAGAAGCTGGCCCGCCATGAGGTATAACTATCTCATCTATATACAATTTTATGTACTTTTCTAATGTGTAGTCAATTTGAACAGAAAGAAAACTGGCAggctttgtcaatctatcaatgaTCACCCAAATTTCCTCTTTGTTCTTTGGTGTAAGTGGTAAACCAaccacaaaatccattgtaattttctcccatttccattcagatattgttataagttgtaaCAATCTTGaaggaacttgatgttctgcttttacTTGCCGAATAGTAAGACTTCAAATCATGATACATTTTATTGCTTCCAAGATGCATGGAAAATGAACTATAATGAGCTTATCGAAGCATGCTTTGCTTCAACTCATCGTTATTGATAAAACGGAATCTACCTTGAAATGGAAAATTCCCTTCACTATCCACTTCAAATCCTCTTTGAAAATTCCCTTCACTATCCACTTCAAATCCTCTTTCTCTCCATATTCAACTTGTTTATTAAATCATTCATCCTAGATGAATAACCCGTAGCCACGTTACTTTCCATCTATCATATAATGCCTACGAGAGGATATTATTTACCTTTTATTGGGCTATGAATTTATTATTGAAAGTGAAGCTATGTCATACAGAAGCCTATACCCAATATACCAACTTTCGACTCTATTAGCAATTGAACTTAGGCTTTCAATACATCAAAGCATATGAGTCACGCCAACATAGTCCGTCACTTATTCAAGATTGAGGTAAGATACACTATGAATGCCACAAGTAAATAAATTCATAAATAGATCTAGGAATTATTCTACTTAGGTCATGTTCGATGTATCGTCAATCCAGACAATCACACCTATGTCTCTATCATCTAGGAGTCATCTGCTCCAATACCTAAGACAATGTATCTCCCTCATTAGATTTGATAAATAGTATAATAGTATTTGAATCGATTTTCTCAATTTCGATTCATCAGGGTATGAACCTTTTAGATTGCTTACTACTATATGTTGTCTTCTCGCATTATGATATGTTGGCATAATgcaacttaatattagttaaatgtTAGGTAATCAATGAACCAATATTTGACTATACATTTTGTTTTGTGTGCAAAAACCATTAAGGAGAATATACAAATGGTAGTATCGTGAATGATGgaattttatcaaatcaatttgtttgaaaaattacaagtgtatatgACAAAGAACTACACTAAGGGCACTAGATATCGTTAGAGCATACTTTAGAAAATATATAAACTTAGAATTTgcctttaaattaaaataaatctacAATAACATTGAATTAATGGCGGTAACTAAAATAAAAACGTTTTTGTAATGACAATGCTctatttacaaatttttatttttcggtcatcaaaataaaaattatgaaaataggtgACTAATTGAATAGTGTACTCTATTTATATTTagaattttactttttttaattcATAGATATATATTTTAAGAAAATCCATCTATCATGTTTTAAATTTATTCtagtatttttaaatattttaaagaaacAATTAAGATATAATTTAAACTTCACAAGTAAAATTTAAAAGGTGGCACATATTTTTATTTAACTTATAAtagatttaaatattattatttaatatatttaaggTGAAAATTTTTAATTCCACAAACAAAAGAAATAgtcatttatattatttattttaaaatatcaattaaagATAAACGTTGTTCTTTATTGGATTGTGAACTCAAAAGTTCTACTACtcatatattaaataattatttataaaattaaattctttTTTACGGGTAAACTAGCCTATTTTCAATTATATAAATAACCTAAGTTTATTAATCTCACAGGTAAATATAATTATCACTTGTAAAAAAAATCACTGGTAAAATGGCACATATAACCTAAAATTTCTTATATTTAACTTAAGATTTATCTTTAATACACAGTAATTTTAGATAATTCAAATTAAAACTTGctatacatttttttttatttttaaagtgttaAATGATTATTTGGGCTTTAGATAAGTTTTTTATATTGAGTATTTTTTAAGTTAGGGTTAAAATTTGGTGAttgttttcatattttagtcTAGATTTGATAATTTTTCTTATGGGTTTAAATAGTTTTTTTCTATTTAAATTAGGTCTTAGAACTTAAAAATTATTCTCCCGTTAAAgattgaattttatattttcaaagaCTAACtgagataaaaaaatttaaagtcccaatattaaaacatttagaAGTTAAAAGGActaacattaaaaaaaatttaaacccaaAACTAATTTTCATTATGGTCTAACAGTATGCGCCATGGTTCTAATATTACGTTAAGTTTAAAAATTTCctaaataaaatttttgtatgtATGTATTAATTACACAAACATATCTAACCCTAAAGGGGTCGACAACTTAACCATGGATTAGAACTCTGGTTAAAAACTCAAGTGGTTAAGAAGGGCAACCACAACCACAGATTTTTTATTATCAACAGTCCTCCTTCCtcctccaccaccaccaccaccaccatcgCCTCCGCCTCCGCCTCCGCCCTTTCCTCTTTTTCCCTTCATTTTCCAAGCGATAACCTCCAAACAAACAAAGAAGAAACAACCAGccttttctgtttttttttttcaactccAATCTTCTTAATTTTCTTCCATGGTATCAAAATTCTCACAAAACCCATATTGGAAACcctattttaaattcaatttcaTCCCATCTTTTTATAATTCCCCCCATTAAGTTTAGGTGTTTTGTTGACTCTAGATGTTAGAGCCATGGAAATAGCCCCTACAAGCACCCCTCCACTAAGTACCACAACACCCAAATCACCCGACCCAGAGACCGAAACACCAGTTCGGATCCATCCTGCCAAGCCCAAATCTTTTACTAACGGTGTTCTCAAGCGCCACCAACCTCACCACCACTACCTCCACCATGCGCCGCCCATAGTGGTGAGCTACAAGGAATGCCTCAAGAACCATGCAGCCACTTTGGGTGGACATGCTTTAGACGGCTGTGGTGAATTCATGCCTTCCCCATCAGCCACCCCATCCGACCCAACTTCCCTCAAGTGTGCAGCTTGTGGTTGCCACCGCAACTTCCACCGCCGAGAATCAGATGACCCACCACCCACAACAACAGCCACCGCTACTATAGAATATCAGCCTCACCACCGTCACCATCCACCGCCTCCAGCAAGTCAAGCACCACATCGTAGTCCAAACTCAGCTTCCCCACCACCGATCTCATCATCTTACTACCCTTCAGCTCCTCACATGCTTTTAGCCCTTTCAGGTGGTTTAGCTGGTGCATTAGACAACAACCACCATCAAAATAACTCTCATTTACAAGGCTTAGGAACCCTTACCCCAAACACCACAAATCTGGGTTCCCACTCAAAGAAAAGATTCAGAACAAAGTTCACTCAGTTTCAGAAAGATAAGATGTTGGAATTCGCTGAGAAAGTTGGGTGGAAGATTCAGAAAAGAGATGAACAAGCTATCCAAGAGTTTTGCAGTGAAGTTGGGGTTGATAGAGGGGTTTTAAAAGTTTGGATGCATAACAATAAGAACACTTTTGGGAAGAAAGATCAAGCCATTAATGAAGGAGAAACTGGGAATAACAACAATACTGAGAATGGACTCAGCCATGAAGACCACCATCACCACAACAACAACAATGGTCAGAATCTCAACCATCACTTTGAAACTGATAGTGTTGTTCATGTTGGAATTAATGGCTCTTCTTCCTCTTAAATCATGTTTATCATGATAATCAActtttatcttcttcttttttttcttttttaatgagGAGATAATAAGCTGTTAGATTAGATTAAGTACTTGTTTATTAGctgttcttttttctttctctctttaatTTCTGATCATGACTGTTGAGAATATAACATTGGAAGAGCTGCTTTGATCcaaaaaagaaattatttttattttattttctgtttTTCCTTCACCATATTCTTTAGAATTCTGGGTTTTTGGGATCATAAACATCCATGGTTTCTGTTTTCCAAAACCTTAAAAACCTTTGAATCTGTAATGTTTCCTTTTTAGTTTCCATGTTGTGTCTGTGAAGAAGAAGCAGAAAGTGATAATAAAAAACAAACAGGTATCAGATTATTTTAACATATCCCATAAACTTTATACTAATAATTTAAGCTTAATTTTATGGTACAAAATCTAATAAGATAAgatcttttttatattttattatatcatcTTCCCAATCATCAGCTCAAGTCTTAATTTTTAAGATGATTTTGCAGCTATGAATGTTTGGTTGTGCATAATTGCTTTATTTTTAGTGGTTTGATAAAGACTAATTTATATAAACCTTCTTAAAGTACAAAAAGAAGACTTCTTTtagtataatttttaatgattagcTGCTAATATCTTGGAATTATGTAATTTAAGGaagatttaatatatatatatattttatgtaatatTCCCTTTTGGGGAAAGAAGATGAAATAGAAGTAATCATTATTGCTACTATTATGAATCCTAGTATGTATTTTCAAGTTTAATTAGTATTAAAGTGGGAGATTATGACTAAATTAATGGATGTCTTGTCATTTGTCAatctgatttgtttttattttctaaattttatcaCTAAATTAATCTAGTTTTTCATTCTTACTCATAATTTTAATAGGATGGATATGGTTTATTTAATAAACTAAAAATATTTGTCAACTGTAATAACTAATAATTTAATTTGTTAACGTTtctttacccataatctcttaatttatatatataaacatatttaaatttacaTCCTCTTAATTATTGTAAGTAACGGTTTCAATCgagttaataaattgcttaaatTTTTGTCTGATCAAATATTAAAGTATCATGAAAATTCCTGTACTAGAAGATAGATGGCGATTTACTTCTTCCATTTAGAAAAAGGTAAATTACTCATTGTACATtagatttctattaaaaattggaTATAGAACAATCATATAGTGATATATGGTAACAACCATATAGTGATATATGGTGCGCCATGTATACCTATATTGGCGTATAGGGGTCAATTTTGAAcagtaaaaatagataaaattttaataaaataatcgaTTTactctttaattaaatgtataagGTTAGTATATGATCCTCTATGATACCCATATTATATTTATTCAaaactttaatatatttaattatttacatgAAAACACCAAACCAAACGCTATTGAGCTTTCGTCAGTGTATAACGTTAGCTTTTAATTTAATGCTACTAACAGCCAGTTTGATATTATTATTAGGGTTAGCTTAAGAaaagtgattttaaaaatgtttattaatttcaagtgttaatattattataaaaaattagaaagtatttaaatttaataaacttataaacaaaatatatttttaagcaattaatatttttttgtaaatttaatgCTACATGAaatatttaaacaatttaatataataatagataaaatataaaatgatctaaaattttaaataattaatatattttgataaattaaGCTTGAGAACGTAGAATCAAAAACAAAAAGCACCTAAACCTCGAAAAAAATTTCCATCAGACTTTCAACCTTAAAAAGCCAGGCATTTAATATTACTTATGGGTTGGAAACCTCTTTTTGACAGCTAAACCAGTTTTCTATTTATCATTAAAAAAAAGTTAATGCATattctttatttaattaaaaaaattcaccaatatatatatatatatatatatatatatatatttataaacttAATCAGTTTAATATTGTAAAAGTGATGGTTATGGTTTAGAAGATTGGATTTTGAGGAAGTCTCTCCCCTGAGCTCAAACATTCATCTTATAAAACTGACATTTTTGCTGATGAAAGCTATTGGTAGGTTTAATAAAATTGACGTTACatcaataacataaaataaacggTTGCTTCTGATTCATCACAACTTGTAATAATAAGAATTTGTTTGCATTTTGTTGGTTCAATAGTTACAATATTTATCGTTTTAGGTGTGGTTTAAGTTCAAATCGCGTTAAGGTATTACTCTCTTtttgtaatttattaaaaataaaataaaataaataatttttttctttcttctattttaaatttaaattttcatggGGCAATTGGATTCCTATTTGTATATAATACTTGCAACTACATATGTAGTAAACTCTTTGATCTTATTTGAGATTgccaaaaataatttattagaattttcaaatttgaagTTGTTGGGTGATTTATGATTCACAGCACTTTTGTCCATGACTGTAGAAATTGTATTTAATTTAATAGTAAATATTTGTACtttattccaaaaaaaaaaaatatacattGCGTGATGTTTATGCATATAATGATGGCACATGCTGTACAATAATTCAGATTGAACTGTTTATCGACTGTATCTTCAAAATTTTTCACTATTAACTgtatacccatatttatttattataagttgattttatatttgttttattaaaataattaattaattattatttgtcGGATGAAAAAgtaattttgttattttgttaaaagatttatttaattttattattaaaattaattttatatatcaatatgatatatatatatatatagcatgttattatattaattatttcgTCAACTATGTTAATTTTTAATAGAgactaattaatttatttttgaagTAAAAGAGATAATATAATATAACTTTAAAATAGCATTGGTTAAAATGATGATTACTTTTTCTtggatttttcttattttattatttttagtaaaattttaactaaagaaGGCTTTTCTTTTCAAAGCAAATAAGGTTGTTTTGTTTTTATCAttgtataaataatattttagattaaaataaattttattatattaatttataattttataattttaagagattaatctataatttaataaattttgggGTCAAAAACCTCTACTTTTCTCTAGTGCCGCCATCTTTGAATATATTAAATACAAACTAATGTATTTAAAACATGTATTgtatttatatttatgattgtaaTTAAaaggataaattttaaaattatatatgaattttgatttaatgtgtagttatatatatgaactttaatttagtagaattatacacatgaaactctaattatagtttaaatatatacttgaaatactgattttgatttaatcatacatatttaaaaaataaatattttaatttaattttatattggataaatataattatttatgcatgcaatatataaacataaaatgatattatatcaataattgtgttaataatttataagaatgggatcaaaattaaaagtttatgtatacaattacacattaaaccatagttcatgtataattttggtattttctctaattaaaattatgtgagcttatattatattattgtcatacaaataatttaatttaattttacctaAAAGCGCCAATTGAATCTTAGCTCTATTggcatgatagtgtgatgaagcgcattatcctcctatttatgagttgatGAGGAGTTATGAGTAATTTTATGCATGGTGTAAAAAAGAGAAAATATATTcaaaacctataatgagattattaaaaaaatacaGTAAAAACTAAATATATATGTAGGAAAAGTTATTGAACTCTTTCTTGTTACTATTTTCatgaataataatataaaaaggaATATGTACTTacatttataataattatttcacTTGAATGATTTATTTGGTTTCTATTTTCACTCAATGAAAATattataataagcataaaattaaGATTACAAAGACGTTATGAGATTTTATCCTTCAAAACAAGGTATAATTTCGTCCAAGTAAAATTTGGTGATCCAAATCGATTTTAAGCAAATGTTTTATAATGTTGATATCATAGATAGCGTGATGAACATCTTAATTTGGTGTAACAGTGCAAAAGCTGAGATTAGTCTCAAAATAGGGTAAATTAGACCTTTAGTGGGAGAATTCTTTTCGAAAGTAAATGATTGTCCCAAAACCTTTATTATTAGGTCCATGAAAAAATTCACCCTACAACTTTCGTTACTACTTAGCCTATTCATCATAGG from Gossypium arboreum isolate Shixiya-1 chromosome 9, ASM2569848v2, whole genome shotgun sequence includes the following:
- the LOC108454153 gene encoding zinc-finger homeodomain protein 9 — translated: MEIAPTSTPPLSTTTPKSPDPETETPVRIHPAKPKSFTNGVLKRHQPHHHYLHHAPPIVVSYKECLKNHAATLGGHALDGCGEFMPSPSATPSDPTSLKCAACGCHRNFHRRESDDPPPTTTATATIEYQPHHRHHPPPPASQAPHRSPNSASPPPISSSYYPSAPHMLLALSGGLAGALDNNHHQNNSHLQGLGTLTPNTTNLGSHSKKRFRTKFTQFQKDKMLEFAEKVGWKIQKRDEQAIQEFCSEVGVDRGVLKVWMHNNKNTFGKKDQAINEGETGNNNNTENGLSHEDHHHHNNNNGQNLNHHFETDSVVHVGINGSSSS